In the genome of Capra hircus breed San Clemente chromosome 17, ASM170441v1, whole genome shotgun sequence, one region contains:
- the MMP17 gene encoding matrix metalloproteinase-17 has translation MRRRAARGPGPPFPRAGVPPLPLLLLALAARGGYAAPAPHAEDLSLGVEWLSRFGYLPPADPETGQLQTPEELSKAIVAMQRFGGLEATGVLDEATLALMKTPRCSLPDLPAAAPARKRRQAPALTKWNKRNLSWRVRTFPRDSPLGRDTVRALMHYALKVWSDITPLNFHEVAGSTADIQIDFSTADHNDRYPFDGPGGTVAHAFFPGEHHTAGDTHFDDDEAWTFRSSDAHGMDLFAVAVHEFGHAIGLSHVAATRSIMQPYYQGPVGDPLRYGLPYEDRVRVWQLYGVRESVSPTAQPDTPEPEEPPLLPEPPDNRPSTPPRKDVPHRCSAHFDAVAQIRGEAFFFKGKYFWRLTRDRHLVSLQPAQVHRFWRGLPLHLDSVDAVYERTSDHKIVFFKGDRYWVFKDNNVEEGYPRPVSDFGLPSGGVDAAFSWAHNDKTYFFKDQLYWRYDEHTRRMDPGHPAQSPPWRGVPSTLDDAMRWSDGAAYFFRGKEYWKVLDGELEVAPGYPQSTARDWLVCRDLPADPEGMDGEAGAHARPGQRDHSRSEDAYEVCSCTSLAAPASRVAGPPLAVLLSFLWTAAQALTL, from the exons GAGTGGCTGAGCAGGTTTGGCTATCTGCCCCCAGCGGACCCCGAAACAGGACAGCTGCAGACACCAGAGGAGCTATCCAAGGCCATCGTGGCCATGCAGCGGTTCGGAGGCCTGGAGGCCACTGGCGTCCTAG ACGAGGCCACCCTGGCGCTGATGAAAACTCCTCGATGTTCCCTCCCTGACCTCCCAGCCGCAGCCCCGGCTCGAAAGAGACGCCAGGCTCCAGCCCTGACCAAGTGGAACAAGAGGAACCTGTCGtggag ggtCCGCACTTTCCCGCGGGATTCGCCCCTGGGCCGCGACACAGTGCGGGCACTCATGCACTACGCACTCAAAGTCTGGAGCGACATCACGCCCCTGAACTTCCACGAGGTGGCCGGCAGCACCGCCGACATCCAGATCGACTTCTCCACGGCCGACCACAACGACCGCTACCCCTTCGACGGCCCGGGCGGCACAGTGGCCCACGCCTTCTTCCCGGGCGAACACCACACCGCAGGGGACACCCACTTTGACGACGATGAGGCTTGGACCTTCCGCTCCTCAG ATGCCCACGGCATGGACCTGTTTGCGGTGGCTGTCCACGAGTTTGGCCACGCCATCGGGCTGAGCCACGTGGCAGCCACTCGCTCCATCATGCAGCCGTACTACCAGGGCCCGGTGGGTGACCCGCTGCGCTACGGGCTCCCCTACGAGGACAGGGTGCGCGTCTGGCAGCTGTACG GCGTGCGGGAGTCGGTGTCCCCCACGGCTCAGCCGGACACCCCAGAGCCTGAGGAGCCACCCCTCCTGCCAGAGCCCCCTGACAATCGGCCCAGCACCCC GCCCAGGAAGGACGTGCCCCACAGATGCAGCGCCCACTTTGACGCGGTGGCCCAGATCCGCGGTGAGGCCTTCTTCTTCAAAG GCAAGTACTTCTGGCGGCTGACCCGGGACCGCCACCTGGTGTCGCTGCAGCCGGCACAGGTGCACCGTTTCTGGCGGGGCCTGCCGCTGCACCTGGACAGCGTGGACGCCGTGTACGAGCGCACCAGTGACCACAAGATCGTCTTCTTCAAAG GAGACAGATACTGGGTGTTTAAGGACAATAACGTAGAGGAAGGATACCCGCGGCCTGTCTCGGACTTCGGCCTCCCGTCGGGCGGCGTCGATGCCGCCTTCTCCTGGGCCCACAATGACAAGACTTATTTCTTTAAGGACCAGCTGTACTGGCGCTACGATGAGCACACACGCCGCATGGACCCCGGCCACCCAGCCCAGAGCCCCCCGTGGAGGGGTGTCCCCAGCACGCTCGACGACGCCATGCGCTGGTCCGACG GTGCCGCCTATTTCTTCCGCGGCAAGGAGTACTGGAAGGTGCTGGACGGCGAGCTGGAGGTGGCGCCCGGGTACCCACAGTCCACTGCTCGGGACTGGCTGGTCTGCAGAGACCTACCCGCCGACCCCGAGGGCATGGATGGAGAGGCCGGGGCCCACGCGCGGCCGGGACAGCGCGACCATAGCCGCTCGGAGGATGCCTACGAGGTCTGCTCCTGCACCTCCCTCGCCGCCCCTGCCTCGCGGGTCGCGGGCCCACCGCTGGCCGTGCTGCTAAGCTTCCTGTGGACAGCGGCCCAGGCCCTGACGCTGTGA